A portion of the Salmo trutta chromosome 1, fSalTru1.1, whole genome shotgun sequence genome contains these proteins:
- the LOC115207851 gene encoding immunoglobulin lambda-1 light chain-like codes for MLGTLCTFITALTCVHGVIVLTQKPSVQTKTTGEEVTMDCNIGRFDGNYVHWYKEVPGGVPQYVLSFIDDDSSKYYGPSFPSSRFNSESTSDLDYQLIIKQVEAGDSTVYYCQRYDDSAEEFVFGQGTKLIVSDSTLPPPVLTILPPSSDELKSNKVTLVCLASQMAMGYADVSWTAGGNPVTGDIATSGPVPQADKTFQLSSCLTVDTSEWNQDKVFSCKVTVGSKFAEKGIKKSECSTE; via the exons ATGCTGGGGACACTCTGCACGTTCATCACTGCTCTAACAT GCGTTCATGGTGTAATAGTGTTGACCCAGAAGCCCTCTGTTCAGACCAAGACCACAGGAGAGGAGGTCACTATGGACTGTAACATTGGCAGATTTGATGGAAACTATGTCCATTGGTACAAAGAGGTTCCTGGTGGGGTTCCTCAGTATGTTCTGAGCTTTATCGACGATGACAGTTCTAAATATTATGGCCCAAGTTTCCCCTCTAGTCGGTTCAACTCTGAATCCACCTCAGACTTAGATTATCAGTTGATCATTAAACAGGTAGAGGCAGGAGACTCAACAGTGTATTACTGTCAGAGATATGATGATTCTGCTGAAGAGTTC GTATTCGGACAAGGAACCAAGCTCATTGTCAGTG ActctaccctccctcctcctgtcttGACCATCCTCCCTCCGTCCAGCGATGAGTTGAAGTCCAACAAAGTCACCCTGGTGTGTCTGGCCAGTCAGATGGCCATGGGCTACGCCGATGTCAGCTGGACCGCTGGCGGGAATCCGGTCACCGGCGACATCGCGACGAGTGGCCCGGTGCCGCAAGCCGACAAGACGTTCCAACTCAGTAGTTGTCTGACTGTTGACACGTCAGAATGGAACCAGGACAAAGTGTTCTCATGTAAAGTCACCGTGGGCTCCAAGTTCGCTGAGAAAGGCATCAAGAAGTCTGAATGCAGCACTGAATAG